Below is a window of Mycolicibacterium chitae DNA.
CAAGATCTGGTTGTCGTAGCTCAGCAGCTGGGCCACGCCCTGACGTTCTGTCGGACCGCCGCGGGTGCCGCGCGCCGGTTCGGTGCGCATGGTGAACAGCACCTGCGCGCTGTTCGGTGACGCGAACACGATGGCGTCCACCGAGGTCACCTCGGCACTGGAGAACTGTTTCTCGAACGCGTCGCTGGACATCTTGGCCAGCGCGTCGTCGGACCGCCGGTCCTTGACCCCCTCGTAGATCCCGCACAGCGTGTTGCGTGCGATCACTTCCAGATCCTTGTTCGACAGCGCGTCCAGGTAGGTCTGGATGGCCCGCTGCGCGCTCTCGGTGGTGATCTGGCCCCCGGCCGCCGCCGTCGACTTCTCCCCGCCGGCGAACACCAGCGCGGCCACGATGCCCGCCACCGCCGCCAACACCACCAGGCCCGCGGCCAGCACCGGCCAGCGCGGGCGGCGCGGATAGGCCACCGGGGGAGGCGGCGGTCCGGCATAGGTGGGCC
It encodes the following:
- a CDS encoding Rv0361 family membrane protein, which encodes MAGPYPPHQGNDPSGEYPVPPSYGPTYAGPPPPPVAYPRRPRWPVLAAGLVVLAAVAGIVAALVFAGGEKSTAAAGGQITTESAQRAIQTYLDALSNKDLEVIARNTLCGIYEGVKDRRSDDALAKMSSDAFEKQFSSAEVTSVDAIVFASPNSAQVLFTMRTEPARGTRGGPTERQGVAQLLSYDNQILVCSYVLRTAGAF